A genome region from Natronosalvus rutilus includes the following:
- a CDS encoding DUF2797 domain-containing protein, translated as MQVVGYRPRRPVSAAVDAESSGTASSATDETTDTTPLNDAVLLLSDPEATVGDDRTVTSLTLEPGTVLEYALGTRHCAGSLEGDVHHPCDRPEAPYCEYHTNTWVCARCTGTCLKDEMDCYEEHAVYLAAFAPATFKVGVTRSWRLETRLREQGADRGAHVHTVSNGRIARELEAQIAHEQGLVDRVRTDAKIETLGSAVDGDAWDALLARDAFDVIDRFDFVYGLDLDHRPVQETIAAGTVVGTKGRLLVLERGGTTYVVDMRDLVGYELEAADTEGRRLQSSLGSFATRG; from the coding sequence GTGCAAGTCGTCGGGTACAGACCTCGCCGCCCGGTGTCGGCGGCGGTCGATGCAGAGTCGTCGGGCACGGCCTCGAGTGCAACCGACGAAACGACCGACACGACGCCCCTGAACGACGCCGTCTTGCTGCTCAGCGACCCCGAAGCGACCGTGGGGGACGACCGAACCGTCACCTCACTCACTCTCGAGCCGGGCACCGTCCTCGAGTACGCCCTCGGAACCCGCCACTGCGCCGGCTCGCTCGAGGGCGACGTCCACCACCCCTGTGACCGCCCGGAGGCACCCTACTGCGAGTACCACACGAACACCTGGGTCTGCGCCCGGTGTACCGGCACCTGCCTGAAAGACGAGATGGACTGCTACGAGGAGCACGCGGTCTACCTCGCGGCGTTCGCGCCGGCGACGTTCAAGGTCGGCGTCACCCGCTCGTGGCGCCTCGAGACACGGCTTCGCGAGCAGGGGGCCGACCGCGGCGCTCACGTTCACACCGTCTCGAATGGCCGCATCGCCCGCGAACTCGAGGCTCAGATCGCCCACGAGCAGGGGCTGGTCGACCGTGTACGGACCGACGCGAAGATCGAGACGCTGGGCAGCGCGGTCGACGGCGACGCCTGGGACGCGCTGCTCGCCCGCGACGCGTTCGACGTCATCGATCGGTTCGACTTCGTGTACGGCCTCGACCTCGATCATCGCCCCGTCCAGGAGACCATCGCCGCGGGAACCGTCGTCGGCACGAAGGGTCGACTGCTCGTCCTGGAGCGCGGCGGGACGACCTACGTGGTCGACATGCGGGATCTGGTGGGGTACGAACTCGAGGCCGCCGATACCGAGGGTCGGCGACTCCAGTCGTCGCTCGGGTCGTTCGCCACTCGGGGGTGA
- a CDS encoding BsuPI-related putative proteinase inhibitor: MTLEGTLDVTVTDGVPTFELTVENTGPDDVTLQFRNGCKADFAVEDSETERWRLTNTRMFTQVLSQADLDAGETTTFEATGDELEPGKYTAVGELNAANHDCTARAEFSV; the protein is encoded by the coding sequence ATGACACTCGAGGGCACGCTCGACGTGACCGTAACGGACGGCGTTCCGACGTTCGAACTGACGGTCGAGAACACCGGTCCGGACGACGTCACGCTCCAGTTTCGAAACGGCTGCAAGGCCGACTTCGCGGTCGAAGACAGCGAGACCGAGCGCTGGCGACTCACGAACACCCGCATGTTCACGCAGGTGCTCTCCCAAGCCGATCTCGACGCCGGCGAGACCACCACGTTCGAGGCGACGGGCGACGAACTCGAACCCGGAAAGTACACGGCCGTCGGCGAGTTGAACGCGGCGAACCACGACTGTACGGCTCGAGCCGAGTTCTCGGTCTGA
- a CDS encoding DUF5787 family protein, with the protein MSEFAFELELCAALEARREGILARQLGGSVASPGSRILDVVYIEPGPEFDRRTTITADSIPDAALEADVGTGRARYWKDCFDCHPKRARRAVERAVEIGFFESERRNGREYVRQVARYPDWYGKLVGIENKPDLGRPGDLEAQLRLDASLALVDEAVLATESYVTRAHLNRIPEAVGVWRVHRDETAPTGGDTGPVDDAIEIEVIRDPAPLPNMTAGIEPLEYHPGRTDIAVVSPERKARARRRLAERAYGKGWRTYEFPACAACAPLERDGATLPHCRWADRVVDASSECGPACPGYEPVEEPTIRVDLEAERDERTAWVADPAGKRRRQSGLDRFS; encoded by the coding sequence GTGAGCGAGTTTGCGTTCGAGCTCGAGCTGTGTGCGGCCCTCGAGGCGCGTCGAGAGGGAATTCTCGCCCGCCAGCTCGGCGGGAGTGTCGCCAGTCCCGGTTCCCGTATCCTCGACGTCGTCTACATCGAGCCGGGCCCCGAGTTCGACCGGCGCACGACGATTACCGCCGATTCGATCCCCGACGCGGCGCTCGAGGCCGACGTGGGTACGGGCCGGGCGCGCTACTGGAAGGACTGCTTCGACTGCCACCCCAAACGGGCTCGTCGGGCGGTCGAACGCGCCGTCGAGATCGGGTTCTTCGAGTCCGAGCGTCGAAATGGGCGGGAGTATGTCCGGCAAGTGGCTCGCTATCCCGACTGGTACGGGAAACTGGTGGGAATCGAGAACAAGCCCGATCTGGGGCGGCCGGGCGACCTCGAGGCCCAGTTGCGCCTCGACGCGAGCCTCGCGCTGGTCGACGAGGCAGTGCTGGCAACGGAGAGTTACGTGACGCGAGCGCACCTCAACCGGATCCCCGAGGCGGTGGGCGTCTGGCGGGTGCACCGCGACGAGACGGCACCAACGGGTGGCGATACGGGCCCGGTAGACGATGCTATAGAAATTGAAGTGATACGCGATCCCGCTCCGTTACCGAACATGACGGCCGGTATCGAACCCCTCGAGTATCACCCCGGACGGACCGACATCGCGGTGGTTTCGCCGGAACGGAAGGCTCGAGCCAGGCGTCGACTTGCCGAGCGAGCGTACGGAAAGGGGTGGCGAACCTACGAGTTTCCCGCGTGTGCGGCCTGTGCGCCGCTCGAGCGGGACGGTGCGACCCTACCCCACTGCCGGTGGGCCGACCGCGTCGTGGACGCGAGTTCGGAGTGTGGGCCGGCGTGTCCGGGCTACGAGCCGGTCGAGGAGCCTACTATCCGGGTCGACCTCGAGGCCGAGCGCGACGAGCGGACGGCGTGGGTGGCCGATCCGGCGGGCAAGCGGCGCCGACAGTCGGGACTTGATCGGTTCTCCTGA
- a CDS encoding MBL fold metallo-hydrolase: MEVTLLGTGDTTGTPTVGCDCETCRLARDRGLERTRFSVHVENERTGESLLIDASPDFRYQFLRDEVLLPDAAIITHIHFDHLDGLGNVFRLLRHLDVYAADETDPETGKSVAETVDADYHYLDAVTVHPRTPLESFSTCGLEVTLVPVVHPPLVCYGLAVEDPETGAKLSITGDTSYAIPDDSRAVLADPDLLLAEAIVPAHLADKHPIGGRHEGPDGVPRTFGTKHMTREGALALADELAAERTRLVHLAHFYPAEEAFEEPLAVDGERYSL, translated from the coding sequence GTGGAGGTGACGCTGCTCGGCACGGGCGACACCACCGGAACGCCCACCGTCGGCTGTGACTGCGAGACCTGTCGGCTGGCCCGCGACCGTGGACTCGAGCGCACTCGATTCTCGGTCCACGTCGAAAACGAGCGCACGGGCGAGTCCCTCCTGATCGACGCCAGTCCCGACTTTCGCTACCAGTTTCTCCGCGACGAGGTTCTCCTACCCGATGCGGCGATCATCACCCACATTCACTTCGATCACCTTGACGGGCTGGGCAACGTCTTCCGCCTGCTCCGTCACCTCGACGTCTATGCGGCCGACGAAACCGACCCCGAGACCGGAAAGAGCGTCGCCGAGACCGTCGACGCGGACTACCACTACCTCGACGCGGTGACCGTCCACCCGCGGACGCCGCTCGAGTCCTTCTCGACCTGCGGGCTCGAGGTCACGCTGGTTCCAGTCGTCCATCCGCCGCTGGTCTGTTACGGGCTGGCGGTCGAGGACCCGGAGACGGGCGCGAAGCTGTCGATCACGGGCGATACCAGCTACGCGATCCCGGACGACTCGCGGGCCGTCCTCGCCGACCCCGACCTCCTGCTCGCGGAGGCCATCGTTCCGGCACACCTCGCCGACAAGCACCCCATCGGTGGCCGCCACGAGGGTCCGGACGGGGTTCCGCGGACGTTCGGTACGAAGCACATGACGCGCGAGGGGGCGCTCGCGCTGGCCGACGAACTCGCGGCCGAGCGTACGCGGCTGGTGCACCTCGCGCACTTCTACCCGGCCGAAGAGGCCTTCGAGGAGCCGCTAGCGGTGGACGGCGAGCGGTACTCGCTGTAG
- a CDS encoding CocE/NonD family hydrolase: MSRQPVDRRSVLKASGALAGASVLGLLGSTPVATTDGIETTSGETEPRYDLGDPESHSIEVEFTFENRDGEEVTESPSLYGEVIRPVDASGEPVSDVPVILTYSPYNDLYQALNGGESPAKGGIADFFVPRGYARAQFDLIGTRNSGGYYDYGGIRERLSGRELIDALGEADWTNGNIGMIGGSYDGTTQLAAAIEAPEHLQAIVPQVAIDRWYDYRFHDACPWDTYGTPTLFDFSFGLIPPAAVEYPEELLDSLTTRIEPGERLEHEIRSYEYDPNYDEFWIERDYRRRADSVECAVMMEAGWEDRNVKRWGSTRFYEALPDDHSKRLVIGDWGHAAGQYPDSPALYHAWFDHWLVDGVETDVMDLPPVDVQSASSPRTQFDVWPPAAAEKTAFPLVRDDPAAGELELLGTGVSSFEDASPPISEDEMFAERSSGPDHLMFESPRLEESVRVAGHVTADLLVASSDDTWFTAVVYERRSDGSTRPFARGFWNSRFHTGINEESSTPTDRAYRVPLACWDIDWTLEADSRLGVVVASDNADWVRHDPDNESTNRVVLSESCLRFDAIAEGLDAPTFPTATFSREQDSSAYTAGQTARIDLTVESTTEATLVRDRLPDGWTVVGGDDHSITEVEGTTYVEFDDSLAGGESVRYYAEVPAETGEHEFGPLEYSASGDLWASADGTAASVTVVGLDTSL, from the coding sequence ATGTCACGCCAGCCAGTTGATCGGCGATCGGTTCTGAAAGCGTCCGGCGCCCTCGCCGGAGCGAGCGTACTCGGTCTACTCGGGTCCACACCCGTCGCGACGACAGACGGGATCGAAACCACCAGCGGGGAGACCGAACCGCGCTACGACCTCGGCGACCCCGAGTCACACTCCATCGAGGTGGAGTTCACTTTCGAGAATCGCGACGGCGAGGAGGTGACCGAGTCGCCGTCGCTGTACGGCGAAGTCATTCGCCCCGTCGACGCGAGCGGCGAGCCCGTTTCCGACGTACCGGTGATCCTCACGTACTCGCCGTACAACGACCTCTACCAGGCGCTCAACGGCGGGGAGAGTCCAGCGAAAGGCGGCATCGCCGATTTCTTCGTGCCTCGGGGCTACGCTCGAGCCCAGTTCGACCTCATCGGGACGCGCAACTCGGGGGGCTACTACGACTACGGCGGCATCCGCGAGCGCCTCAGCGGGCGGGAACTGATCGATGCGCTCGGCGAGGCGGACTGGACCAACGGAAACATTGGAATGATCGGCGGCTCTTACGACGGGACGACCCAGCTGGCGGCCGCTATCGAGGCCCCCGAGCACCTGCAGGCCATCGTTCCACAGGTCGCCATCGACCGCTGGTACGACTACCGCTTCCACGACGCCTGCCCGTGGGACACCTACGGGACGCCGACGCTGTTCGACTTCAGCTTCGGGCTCATCCCGCCGGCGGCCGTCGAGTATCCCGAAGAACTGCTCGACTCGCTCACGACCCGAATCGAACCCGGCGAGCGCCTCGAGCACGAGATCCGATCCTACGAGTACGATCCGAACTACGACGAGTTCTGGATCGAGCGCGACTACCGCCGACGCGCCGACAGCGTCGAGTGCGCCGTCATGATGGAAGCCGGCTGGGAGGACCGCAACGTCAAGCGCTGGGGATCGACCCGGTTCTACGAGGCGCTCCCCGACGACCACTCGAAACGGCTCGTGATCGGCGACTGGGGTCACGCCGCCGGACAGTACCCCGACAGCCCGGCGCTGTATCACGCCTGGTTCGACCACTGGCTGGTCGACGGCGTCGAGACTGACGTAATGGACCTGCCACCGGTCGACGTCCAGTCGGCGTCGTCTCCGCGGACGCAGTTCGACGTCTGGCCGCCGGCCGCCGCCGAGAAGACGGCGTTCCCGCTCGTCCGCGACGACCCCGCAGCCGGCGAACTCGAGTTGCTGGGGACCGGCGTCTCGAGTTTCGAGGACGCCTCGCCGCCGATCAGCGAGGACGAGATGTTCGCCGAACGGTCGTCCGGGCCCGACCACCTCATGTTCGAGAGCCCGCGCCTCGAGGAATCGGTGCGAGTCGCCGGGCACGTCACCGCGGACCTGCTGGTCGCCTCGAGCGACGACACCTGGTTCACGGCCGTCGTCTACGAGCGTCGATCCGACGGTAGCACCCGGCCTTTTGCTCGAGGCTTCTGGAACTCGCGATTCCATACCGGGATCAACGAGGAGTCCTCGACGCCGACCGACCGGGCCTACCGCGTCCCGCTCGCGTGCTGGGACATCGACTGGACGCTCGAGGCCGATTCCCGACTCGGCGTCGTCGTCGCCTCCGACAACGCCGACTGGGTCAGACACGACCCCGACAACGAGTCGACGAACCGGGTCGTCCTCTCGGAGTCGTGTCTCCGGTTCGACGCCATCGCCGAGGGCCTCGACGCGCCGACGTTCCCGACCGCAACCTTCTCGCGGGAGCAGGATTCGTCGGCCTACACCGCCGGTCAGACGGCAAGGATCGACCTCACCGTCGAGTCGACGACCGAGGCGACCCTGGTTCGCGACCGCCTCCCCGACGGCTGGACGGTGGTGGGCGGCGACGACCACTCGATCACCGAGGTCGAGGGGACGACGTACGTCGAGTTCGACGACTCCCTTGCTGGCGGAGAATCGGTGCGCTACTACGCGGAGGTCCCCGCCGAGACAGGCGAGCACGAGTTCGGACCGCTCGAGTACAGCGCGAGCGGCGACCTCTGGGCGAGTGCGGACGGGACCGCGGCGTCGGTCACCGTGGTTGGTCTCGACACGTCGCTCTGA
- a CDS encoding ATP-binding protein → MSTPALEVVEFLLTASIYSNDRSLDENDLPPAIRRVFWTGAAGGTNDDTDDASETGDAASTGAGFGRGRRHRGGISRPLSATNTTIREATGVDRPWNAVSDLMFTERDDFSGSISLTERDLAERWYLERTDADRIQANPTLAKHFEGHEDLAFDVDYEAAREQNRPIQADRVWIDGLLQEYFEDEEDEEMLDLVEVRAPEEVDITLDDLVLTPNQESEIEKIAKAIEHRDYLAQIGLREIGKLLFVGPPGTGKTSTARALAHDMDLPFVEVKLSMITSQYLGETAKNVDKTFEVAKRLSPCILFIDEFDFVAKTRRSDEHAALKRAVNTLLKSIDNVSLIQDDVLLIGATNHPDQLDAAAWRRFDEIVNFPKPDTGMRSDILRVITHAMDIDEFDPDAVADATEGMTGSDLRMVMREAVLEALTENRTTLTQKDLLEAVQDFEERDNLKNMDMIDGDHEALVAGGDLGAASDGGHSHDHNHDH, encoded by the coding sequence ATGAGTACTCCGGCGCTCGAGGTCGTCGAGTTCCTGCTCACGGCGAGCATCTACTCGAACGACCGTTCTCTCGACGAAAACGACCTCCCGCCGGCGATCCGCCGGGTCTTCTGGACGGGCGCCGCTGGTGGGACCAACGACGACACCGACGACGCGTCCGAAACGGGCGACGCCGCGAGCACAGGCGCGGGTTTCGGCCGCGGACGACGCCACCGCGGCGGCATCTCCCGCCCGCTGTCGGCGACCAACACGACCATCCGCGAAGCCACCGGTGTCGACCGCCCGTGGAACGCCGTCAGCGACCTCATGTTCACCGAGCGCGACGACTTCTCGGGGTCGATCTCGCTCACCGAGCGCGACCTGGCCGAGCGCTGGTACCTCGAGCGAACCGACGCCGACCGCATCCAGGCGAACCCGACGCTCGCGAAGCACTTCGAGGGGCACGAGGACCTCGCTTTCGACGTGGATTACGAGGCTGCCCGCGAGCAGAACCGCCCGATCCAGGCCGACCGCGTCTGGATCGACGGCCTGCTCCAGGAGTACTTCGAGGACGAGGAAGACGAGGAGATGCTCGATCTCGTGGAAGTGCGTGCGCCCGAGGAGGTCGACATCACGCTCGACGACCTGGTGTTGACGCCGAACCAGGAGTCCGAAATCGAGAAGATCGCCAAGGCGATCGAGCACCGCGACTACCTCGCCCAAATCGGGCTGCGCGAGATCGGGAAACTGCTGTTCGTCGGGCCGCCGGGTACCGGGAAGACGTCGACGGCGCGCGCGCTGGCTCACGACATGGACCTCCCGTTCGTCGAGGTCAAACTCTCGATGATCACCAGCCAGTACCTCGGTGAGACGGCCAAAAACGTCGACAAGACCTTCGAGGTCGCTAAGCGGCTCTCGCCGTGTATCCTGTTTATCGACGAGTTCGACTTCGTCGCCAAGACCCGCCGAAGCGACGAACACGCCGCACTCAAGCGGGCAGTCAACACCCTGCTCAAGAGCATCGACAACGTTTCGCTCATCCAGGACGATGTCCTCCTGATCGGGGCGACGAACCACCCCGACCAGCTCGACGCCGCAGCGTGGCGACGGTTCGACGAGATCGTCAACTTCCCCAAACCCGACACCGGGATGCGCTCGGACATCCTCCGGGTCATCACCCACGCGATGGACATCGACGAGTTCGACCCCGACGCCGTCGCCGACGCAACCGAGGGGATGACCGGGAGCGACCTCCGGATGGTCATGCGGGAGGCCGTCCTCGAGGCGCTAACCGAGAACCGGACGACGCTCACCCAGAAGGACCTGCTCGAGGCCGTCCAGGACTTCGAGGAACGAGACAACCTGAAGAACATGGATATGATCGATGGCGATCACGAGGCGCTGGTCGCAGGCGGGGACCTGGGTGCGGCGAGCGACGGTGGGCACTCGCACGATCACAACCACGACCACTGA
- the mptA gene encoding GTP cyclohydrolase MptA — MSHQLPDVQASAPDVTVGLSQVGVTGVEKLVKIAREDKRPLVFTAEFEVFVDLPAWRKGADMSRNMEVIDETLEEATREEAYRVEDVCGDAAERLLEKHDYTSRAEVSMEAEFMRREQTPASDRETQHTVDVIASATATEEGTREEVGARVVGMTVCPCSQGMSVARAKQKLEDLDVPEAKITEFLDEVPQPGHSQRGHATLTIESEGAPDVDLNDVIDIARDSMSAHIYNLAKRPDEDHMTYEAHSDAKFVEDCVRAMAEGVLEEFGHLPDDAVVRMSQSNDESIHQHNAHAERVVDFATLRAEANGDGQ; from the coding sequence ATGAGTCACCAGTTGCCCGACGTCCAGGCGAGCGCGCCCGACGTCACCGTCGGACTGAGCCAGGTCGGCGTCACCGGCGTCGAGAAACTCGTCAAGATCGCCCGCGAGGACAAGCGCCCGCTCGTGTTCACGGCGGAGTTCGAGGTCTTCGTCGACCTCCCTGCCTGGCGCAAGGGCGCGGACATGAGCCGAAACATGGAGGTCATCGACGAGACCCTCGAGGAGGCGACCCGCGAGGAGGCCTACCGCGTCGAGGACGTCTGCGGCGACGCTGCCGAGCGCCTCCTCGAGAAACACGACTACACCTCCCGCGCGGAAGTCTCGATGGAAGCCGAGTTCATGCGCCGGGAACAGACGCCGGCGAGCGACCGCGAGACCCAGCACACCGTCGACGTCATCGCCTCCGCGACGGCCACCGAGGAGGGAACCCGCGAGGAGGTCGGCGCCCGCGTCGTCGGCATGACCGTCTGCCCGTGCTCCCAGGGCATGTCCGTCGCGCGGGCGAAGCAGAAACTCGAGGACCTCGACGTCCCCGAGGCGAAGATTACGGAGTTCTTAGACGAGGTGCCCCAGCCGGGCCACTCCCAACGCGGGCACGCGACGCTCACGATCGAGTCCGAGGGTGCCCCGGACGTCGACCTGAACGACGTCATCGACATCGCCCGGGACTCGATGAGCGCGCACATCTACAACCTCGCGAAGCGCCCCGACGAGGATCACATGACCTACGAGGCCCACAGCGACGCGAAGTTCGTCGAGGACTGCGTCCGCGCGATGGCCGAGGGCGTCCTCGAGGAGTTCGGCCACCTGCCGGACGACGCGGTCGTCCGCATGTCCCAGTCGAACGACGAGTCGATCCACCAGCACAACGCTCATGCCGAGCGCGTCGTCGATTTCGCGACCCTGCGAGCGGAAGCAAACGGCGACGGTCAGTAG
- a CDS encoding ABC transporter ATP-binding protein — MSPASPADSSISTSAPAIEARGLTKRYGDETAVSDLDLEIARGTVYGFLGPNGAGKTTTMRMLTTLTRPTSGTARVAGHDVTDRNAVTPHIGYLPEEPPIYDELSGREQLEYVAGLRNLPKAEASDRIESLLERFDLLEDADKRIDAYSKGMRQKVGVIQAVLHEPAVAFLDEPTSGLDPRAARTMRDTIADLADQEMTIFLSTHILSVVDELADTIGVLHEGTLVAEGDPETLKSRAETGESGSLEDAFLEITDDSEAAVRGTEKRV, encoded by the coding sequence ATGTCCCCTGCGTCGCCCGCCGACTCGTCGATCTCTACCTCTGCCCCCGCAATCGAGGCTCGAGGCCTGACCAAACGGTACGGCGACGAGACCGCCGTCTCGGACCTCGACCTCGAAATCGCCCGCGGCACCGTCTACGGCTTTCTCGGGCCGAACGGGGCCGGCAAGACGACGACGATGCGAATGTTGACGACGCTCACCCGCCCTACCTCCGGGACGGCTCGCGTCGCCGGTCACGACGTCACCGACCGGAACGCCGTCACTCCGCACATCGGCTACCTGCCCGAGGAGCCGCCGATCTACGACGAACTCAGCGGCCGCGAGCAACTCGAGTACGTTGCGGGCCTCAGAAACCTCCCGAAAGCGGAGGCGAGCGATCGCATCGAGTCCCTCCTCGAGCGCTTCGACCTGCTCGAGGACGCCGACAAGCGCATCGACGCCTATTCGAAAGGGATGCGCCAGAAAGTCGGCGTGATCCAGGCGGTCCTCCACGAACCCGCCGTCGCCTTCCTCGACGAACCGACCAGCGGCCTCGACCCGCGGGCGGCCCGAACGATGCGAGACACCATCGCGGACCTGGCCGACCAGGAGATGACCATCTTCCTCTCGACGCACATCCTCTCGGTCGTCGACGAACTCGCCGACACCATCGGCGTCCTCCACGAGGGGACCCTCGTCGCCGAGGGCGACCCCGAGACGCTGAAGTCCCGGGCCGAAACCGGCGAGAGCGGGAGCCTCGAGGACGCCTTCCTCGAGATCACCGACGACAGCGAGGCCGCGGTTCGAGGTACCGAAAAACGAGTCTGA
- a CDS encoding TrmB family transcriptional regulator, whose protein sequence is MATLRDLGLSEYEARAYRALLNTGPTTAKELSRASDVPMGRIYDVLNSIEQYNLVRSQTASRPKKYVAVEPATALDRLLDDKKRELEEKAEQYESIVDDLANELDAAEPVEEQFWTAAVGPDETIDLLLERLAAADRDIVMVAADPSPQVDIRTIGDEVLAHLEAALDRGVSVNVLMSRSLVNALSPTVGRRYQEALQEREDFAVRTNEDVRGSFNVIDDVEVVIQVPNPLGSGEAFGMIDLKDPEFAADVHEKFLPRWEEATPLSF, encoded by the coding sequence ATGGCCACACTCAGGGACCTCGGCCTCTCGGAGTACGAGGCACGGGCGTACCGGGCCCTGCTCAACACCGGTCCCACAACGGCGAAGGAGTTGTCGCGCGCGAGCGACGTGCCGATGGGACGGATCTACGATGTCCTCAACAGCATCGAACAGTACAATCTCGTGCGAAGCCAGACGGCTAGTCGACCCAAGAAGTACGTCGCCGTCGAACCGGCGACAGCCCTCGACCGCCTGCTCGACGACAAGAAGCGCGAACTCGAGGAGAAGGCCGAGCAGTACGAGTCCATCGTCGACGATCTCGCGAACGAACTCGACGCGGCCGAACCCGTCGAAGAGCAGTTCTGGACGGCCGCGGTCGGTCCCGACGAGACGATCGACCTCCTGCTCGAACGCCTGGCTGCGGCCGACCGGGACATCGTGATGGTCGCCGCCGACCCCTCCCCGCAGGTGGACATCCGGACGATCGGCGACGAGGTGCTGGCTCACCTCGAGGCGGCCCTCGACAGGGGCGTCTCGGTGAACGTCCTGATGAGTCGGAGCCTGGTCAACGCCCTCTCGCCGACCGTCGGGCGTCGGTACCAGGAGGCCCTGCAAGAGCGCGAGGACTTCGCGGTGCGGACGAACGAGGACGTCCGCGGGTCGTTCAACGTCATCGACGACGTCGAGGTGGTGATCCAGGTGCCGAATCCGCTCGGATCAGGCGAGGCGTTCGGCATGATCGACCTCAAGGATCCGGAGTTCGCCGCCGACGTCCACGAGAAGTTCCTCCCTCGGTGGGAGGAGGCGACGCCGCTCTCGTTCTGA